The following are from one region of the Nitrospirota bacterium genome:
- the rpiB gene encoding ribose 5-phosphate isomerase B, which yields MKIVIGADHGGYYLKKTLSDFIRQSGYEVIDIGAFSHESSDYPDYARLVAEKVQSKEAWRGILICGSGVGASVAANKFGDIRAAVCHDTYSSRQGVEDDAMNILCLGARVIGEELAKEIVKAYLQAEFKDLERYRKRLFKIKEFERQWKRND from the coding sequence ATGAAGATCGTTATAGGTGCGGACCATGGAGGATATTATCTGAAAAAGACCCTTTCTGACTTTATCAGGCAATCAGGATACGAGGTCATTGATATCGGAGCTTTCAGCCATGAATCGTCCGACTATCCAGACTATGCCCGCCTCGTGGCTGAAAAAGTTCAGTCCAAAGAGGCATGGAGAGGTATATTAATCTGTGGGAGTGGTGTTGGAGCCTCGGTGGCTGCAAATAAATTTGGGGACATAAGGGCAGCTGTATGCCATGATACCTACTCCTCCCGCCAGGGAGTTGAAGATGATGCCATGAATATACTCTGCCTTGGGGCAAGAGTAATCGGAGAGGAACTGGCAAAAGAGATAGTAAAGGCTTATCTGCAGGCGGAATTCAAGGATCTCGAAAGGTACCGAAAAAGACTATTCAAGATAAAGGAGTTTGAAAGACAATGGAAGAGGAACGACTGA
- a CDS encoding adenylate/guanylate cyclase domain-containing protein encodes MLYIKTLFGLRNPKWFGKPTVFIPLLITLVFAALTVKNPPIIDEYIETLLLDYRFKIRNLILPPPVPSDIVIVTIDEKSLSIYGRWPWSRKLQAELIGKVFEGNPKAVVVDIFYPEAGSPESDRALAEMIRKHKDSLVMALGFEVEEGKVFDGEVEEILYDQAITRIENLKYLRSVEAYKVLLPPESLSRSAIFGHVYPLPDRDGKLRWENLYIKYDGEYFPSLTLQAARVALGIARDRVCIIGGAGVELGGRFIPTDEFGRLHINYIGREGSIIHKSAADVLSGRIPASFFTGKIVFIGTTAMATYDQKITPFSANMPGVEKNATVVANILSGNFIKKTPVYIDLLVVLLAGILALFIGQKKRALYLVAGYTALTSMVVITNQVLFTWYGIRLNLIYPLLTVISEGTFIICYGYFVEEKKAREIRRMFSSYVTERVVNELIKNPELARLGGERKEVTVLFSDIMGFTGFSEGHAPEEVVAMLNEYLGAMTEVIFKWEGTLDKFVGDEIVAFWGAPLEQKDHAGLAVRCALDMVRRLEELQRKWKSEGKQVLDAGIGINTGEVVVGNIGAEGKKMDYTVIGDHVNVGARIETLTRKYNTHILITQFTLNRIGELLTTDSLYRTHTSIKGLEKVIVKGKERPVEIYEVKSLISGNALETDERKEPLSS; translated from the coding sequence ATGCTGTACATAAAAACCTTATTCGGGCTACGCAATCCTAAATGGTTCGGGAAGCCAACTGTTTTTATTCCCCTGCTTATAACTCTCGTCTTTGCAGCCCTGACGGTCAAGAACCCCCCGATTATTGATGAGTATATAGAGACACTCCTCCTGGATTACAGATTTAAGATCAGAAACCTTATCTTGCCTCCTCCGGTTCCATCCGATATCGTAATAGTTACCATTGATGAAAAGAGCCTTTCAATCTATGGGAGATGGCCATGGAGCAGGAAGCTGCAGGCAGAGTTGATAGGGAAGGTATTTGAGGGAAACCCAAAGGCTGTAGTGGTAGATATTTTTTATCCCGAAGCTGGATCTCCCGAATCGGACAGGGCACTTGCAGAAATGATAAGGAAACATAAAGACAGCCTTGTTATGGCCCTTGGTTTTGAGGTTGAAGAAGGAAAGGTTTTTGATGGTGAGGTAGAGGAGATTCTTTATGACCAGGCAATCACGAGGATTGAAAACCTGAAATACCTTCGCTCTGTAGAGGCATACAAGGTACTCCTTCCACCTGAGTCGTTATCCCGTTCTGCAATATTCGGACATGTCTATCCCCTGCCTGACAGGGATGGAAAACTGAGATGGGAAAACCTGTATATCAAATATGACGGTGAGTATTTCCCTTCATTGACACTCCAGGCTGCCCGTGTTGCCCTGGGCATTGCACGGGACAGGGTGTGTATCATAGGTGGTGCAGGGGTTGAACTGGGGGGGAGGTTTATACCCACTGATGAGTTTGGACGGCTTCATATCAACTACATAGGAAGAGAGGGCAGCATTATCCACAAATCAGCAGCAGATGTCCTTTCAGGGCGTATCCCCGCCTCTTTTTTTACGGGTAAAATTGTATTTATCGGTACCACTGCCATGGCAACATATGACCAGAAAATTACCCCTTTTTCTGCAAACATGCCGGGTGTTGAAAAGAATGCAACTGTTGTTGCCAATATCCTCAGCGGTAATTTCATAAAGAAGACCCCGGTTTATATTGATCTGCTTGTGGTTTTGCTGGCTGGTATTCTTGCCCTGTTTATAGGTCAAAAAAAGAGGGCATTATACCTGGTTGCCGGCTATACGGCGCTGACCTCAATGGTTGTCATTACAAATCAGGTCCTTTTTACCTGGTATGGAATCAGGCTTAATCTGATATACCCCCTCCTTACTGTCATATCGGAAGGGACTTTTATTATATGTTATGGGTATTTTGTTGAAGAGAAGAAGGCAAGAGAGATCAGAAGGATGTTTTCGAGTTATGTGACCGAGAGGGTCGTTAATGAACTGATTAAAAACCCTGAACTGGCAAGGCTGGGTGGGGAGAGGAAGGAAGTAACCGTTCTCTTTTCCGATATAATGGGGTTTACAGGATTTTCAGAAGGACATGCACCTGAGGAAGTGGTTGCCATGCTTAATGAGTATTTGGGGGCAATGACAGAGGTCATCTTTAAATGGGAGGGGACACTGGATAAATTCGTGGGAGATGAAATCGTTGCCTTCTGGGGCGCGCCTTTGGAGCAGAAAGACCATGCGGGGTTAGCAGTCAGGTGTGCGCTTGATATGGTCAGGAGACTTGAAGAGCTCCAGCGAAAATGGAAGTCTGAAGGCAAACAGGTTCTTGATGCAGGGATAGGGATAAATACAGGAGAAGTGGTAGTTGGAAACATTGGAGCAGAAGGGAAAAAAATGGACTATACGGTTATCGGTGACCATGTAAACGTTGGTGCAAGGATTGAGACACTTACAAGGAAATATAATACACATATCCTGATAACACAATTTACACTGAACAGGATAGGGGAGTTATTGACAACGGATTCTCTCTACCGTACACATACGTCCATAAAGGGGCTGGAGAAGGTGATAGTTAAGGGCAAGGAACGGCCTGTTGAGATATACGAGGTTAAGTCCCTGATATCAGGGAATGCATTGGAAACAGATGAACGCAAAGAACCTTTATCTTCATAA
- a CDS encoding YdcH family protein, with the protein MNDQEVLEILRKESNEFRHLEEEHRTLDAKLSELENKNFLTAEDELKIKAMKKQKLIKKDRMAKLIREFKKPATIN; encoded by the coding sequence ATGAACGACCAGGAAGTCCTTGAGATTCTGAGGAAGGAAAGCAACGAGTTCCGTCATCTCGAAGAAGAACACAGGACACTGGATGCAAAGCTTTCAGAATTGGAAAACAAAAACTTTCTGACAGCTGAAGATGAGTTGAAGATCAAGGCTATGAAGAAACAGAAACTTATCAAGAAAGACAGGATGGCCAAATTGATAAGGGAATTCAAAAAACCTGCAACAATAAACTGA
- a CDS encoding fibronectin type III domain-containing protein, with protein MKYTLYISLIVLTLMGASCGGGSDGVLSSDSTTVVIGLGQQATERDAAPAQVIPSAVSYVKFYISGSGMSPIERTISVTGSNTIEEVFQVPNGQNRHFTVFAYDDANTLLYYGDTHKTLLGVPTTVTVTMVSVAEQIPPTFGGVDTATVVSSTEIDLTWTAATDDVTPSANIVYLIYISTTPGGQDFLVPPNFTTAAGATTYSVTGLSSSTTYYFVVRARDEAGNVDTNTVEMSAITLDAIPPTFGGADTAAVVSSTEIDLTWTAATDDVTLQSNIVYLVYMSTTPGGENFLVPPSFTTAAGATAYTVTGLNPSTTYYFVVRARDEAGNVDTNTVEVSATTLTPTDATPPTFGGAGSATTVSSSQIDLTWTAATDNVTLQSNIVYLVYISTTPGGENFLTPNYTTAAGATSFSVTGLTTSTTYYFVVRAKDEAGNVDTNTVEVSATTLDAIPPTFGGVETATTISSSQVDLTWTAATDNVTPSANIVYLIYISTTSGGQDFLLPPSYTTAAGATTYSVTGLTSSTTYYFVVRAKDEAGNVETNTVEVSATTLSSRH; from the coding sequence ATGAAATATACGCTATACATAAGCCTGATTGTTTTAACCCTGATGGGTGCTTCCTGTGGAGGCGGCAGTGACGGCGTGCTCAGCTCAGACAGTACAACCGTGGTGATCGGACTTGGTCAGCAGGCAACTGAAAGAGATGCAGCTCCTGCCCAGGTAATTCCTTCCGCAGTAAGCTACGTGAAATTTTATATCTCCGGATCCGGAATGAGTCCCATAGAACGCACGATAAGCGTTACCGGAAGCAACACTATCGAAGAGGTATTTCAGGTTCCAAATGGCCAAAACAGGCATTTTACCGTCTTTGCCTATGATGATGCCAATACCCTGCTCTACTATGGCGATACTCATAAAACCCTCCTGGGAGTCCCGACAACGGTAACCGTGACAATGGTTTCCGTGGCAGAGCAAATACCGCCAACTTTTGGAGGAGTTGATACAGCGACAGTCGTTTCGAGCACGGAGATAGACCTGACATGGACGGCAGCCACAGACGATGTAACGCCTTCAGCAAACATAGTCTATCTGATATACATATCAACAACACCGGGGGGGCAGGACTTTCTGGTGCCGCCGAACTTTACCACAGCAGCCGGTGCTACCACTTATTCGGTAACAGGACTTAGTTCCTCAACAACCTATTACTTTGTAGTGAGGGCCAGGGATGAGGCAGGCAATGTGGATACAAACACCGTGGAAATGTCAGCTATCACCCTTGATGCAATACCACCAACCTTTGGAGGAGCTGATACAGCAGCGGTCGTTTCGAGCACGGAGATTGACCTTACATGGACAGCAGCCACAGACGATGTAACACTACAGTCAAACATAGTCTATCTGGTATACATGTCAACAACACCCGGAGGAGAAAACTTCCTGGTGCCTCCAAGCTTTACCACAGCAGCAGGTGCTACCGCATATACGGTAACCGGACTTAATCCCTCAACAACCTATTACTTTGTAGTGAGGGCCAGGGATGAGGCAGGCAATGTGGATACAAACACCGTGGAGGTCTCAGCCACTACCTTGACACCAACGGATGCAACACCTCCAACCTTTGGAGGAGCTGGGTCAGCCACAACCGTATCAAGCAGCCAGATAGACCTGACATGGACGGCAGCTACAGACAATGTAACACTACAGTCAAACATAGTCTATCTGGTATATATATCAACAACACCGGGGGGAGAGAACTTCCTGACGCCGAACTATACCACTGCAGCCGGAGCTACTTCTTTCTCGGTAACAGGACTTACCACCTCGACGACCTACTACTTTGTGGTGAGGGCAAAGGATGAGGCAGGTAACGTGGATACCAACACCGTAGAGGTCTCAGCCACTACACTTGATGCAATTCCTCCAACCTTCGGCGGTGTTGAGACAGCCACCACAATTTCAAGCAGCCAGGTAGACCTGACATGGACGGCAGCCACAGACAATGTAACGCCTTCAGCGAACATAGTCTATCTGATATACATATCAACAACATCCGGGGGACAGGATTTCCTGCTTCCGCCGAGCTATACCACGGCTGCCGGAGCTACCACTTACTCGGTAACAGGACTTACATCCTCAACAACCTACTACTTTGTGGTGAGGGCAAAGGATGAGGCAGGCAACGTAGAGACCAACACCGTGGAGGTTTCAGCTACCACCCTGTCTTCAAGGCATTAA
- a CDS encoding MBL fold metallo-hydrolase yields MTDGITVRILGDFGPFSSMGKSITYQITIGRSIYLIDCGAPLFQQIGSQGLKEIKGLIITHCHDDHKRWFTDLALFNMYAPDISNKIFFLTSEDIHNELIRSSGPALDRSLSNDSKNIIDIACEEYTDFRIVGPRAKYRIVSVDEGDGKTALCIIDRNGNVVGPDIAKIVISKKTKRPRMLFKDPDYNEWVEPESFYPFSSSIFYEEDRNIYKTPEGFTFEAIKSAVWHGVPCIGIKITTDSETLIFSSDTVNDRELWRQLYTEKRVQRLTMSREQFESAAVIFGDINDYIERIWGEERYKAAINAFNNAIVIHDIAARNSIVHTDYEKLKNTSLKKEKVILTHSLDGITSEWVLCDAGKSFKIRGDTFVEMVGDKYYPMNADIYHKEGGRYFVGYKNEEGRYNVYEKGGLLSLSTEAVPDLGTLLYRVDMYEDISGRYFPKLEEENVMYLERGDGRVELIEFTGEGSRGRIVEDHRARLPKGCCT; encoded by the coding sequence ATGACTGACGGTATTACAGTCCGCATACTCGGTGACTTTGGCCCCTTTTCCAGCATGGGGAAAAGCATCACTTATCAGATAACGATCGGGCGGTCTATTTATCTTATAGACTGCGGTGCACCGTTGTTTCAACAAATCGGAAGTCAAGGGCTTAAAGAGATAAAGGGTCTTATAATTACTCACTGCCATGACGACCACAAGCGGTGGTTTACTGATCTTGCCCTCTTTAATATGTATGCACCGGATATCAGCAACAAGATTTTCTTCCTTACATCAGAGGATATTCATAATGAACTTATCAGGTCATCAGGCCCGGCACTGGACAGAAGCCTTTCAAATGATTCGAAAAATATAATAGATATTGCCTGCGAGGAATACACTGATTTCAGGATAGTGGGGCCACGTGCAAAATACAGAATAGTCTCCGTAGATGAAGGTGACGGGAAAACAGCTCTTTGTATAATTGACAGGAATGGTAATGTTGTTGGTCCTGATATTGCGAAGATTGTTATAAGTAAGAAGACAAAAAGACCGAGGATGCTCTTTAAAGACCCTGATTACAATGAATGGGTTGAGCCGGAGAGCTTTTATCCATTTTCTTCATCCATATTCTATGAGGAAGACAGAAATATTTACAAAACCCCGGAGGGTTTTACCTTTGAAGCTATTAAGTCAGCTGTGTGGCATGGTGTTCCATGTATAGGTATAAAGATTACAACTGATAGTGAGACGCTTATTTTCAGTTCTGATACCGTTAATGATAGAGAACTGTGGAGGCAACTCTATACCGAGAAGAGGGTTCAGAGGCTTACGATGTCAAGAGAACAATTTGAGTCTGCTGCTGTTATTTTCGGGGATATAAACGACTATATAGAGCGGATATGGGGTGAGGAACGGTACAAGGCGGCAATCAATGCCTTTAATAATGCCATAGTTATTCATGATATAGCTGCAAGAAACAGTATAGTCCACACAGACTATGAGAAATTAAAAAATACTTCTCTGAAGAAAGAAAAGGTTATATTAACCCACAGTCTTGACGGAATAACCTCGGAATGGGTGCTGTGCGATGCAGGAAAGAGTTTTAAGATCAGGGGAGATACTTTCGTTGAGATGGTAGGTGATAAATATTATCCTATGAATGCAGATATTTATCACAAGGAAGGCGGGAGATACTTTGTTGGTTACAAGAATGAAGAAGGAAGATATAACGTGTATGAAAAAGGCGGGCTCCTCAGCCTTTCCACGGAGGCAGTTCCAGATCTTGGCACACTGCTTTACAGGGTTGATATGTATGAGGATATATCAGGGAGGTACTTCCCGAAGCTGGAAGAGGAAAACGTCATGTATCTGGAGCGGGGAGATGGAAGGGTTGAGCTTATCGAATTTACCGGGGAAGGAAGCAGAGGCAGGATTGTAGAGGACCATCGAGCCAGACTCCCGAAGGGATGCTGTACATAA
- the ilvD gene encoding dihydroxy-acid dehydratase has translation MRSKTIKEGIERVPHRALLYATGIPRSEINKPFIGVVTSFTDIIPGHIGMRDLERFIEKGVHTGGGYPFFFGVPGICDGIAMGHSGMHYSLPSRELIADMVESVTEAHKFDGLVLLTNCDKITPGMLMAAGRINIPAVVVTAGPMHSGHLKGKRLSLVNDTFEAIGKFKKGLIKDNELQALEMCACPGAGSCQGMYTANTMACVTEALGMSIPYCATALASDAEKRRIAFESGRRVVELTKKDITPRKIMTLKAFENAIRVDMALGGSTNTVLHIPAIAHDAGIKLPLELFDKLSKTTPHIADMLPGGKHYLEDLHYAGGIPAVLRTLEDLMHNTSSVSGLKTRKIAEMATISDPEVIRPVKKAHHLEGGIAILRGNLAPDGAVVKQSAVSKKMMRFEGTAIVFDSEEDGMKAILNGKIAPGDIVVIRYEGPKGGPGMREMLSPTATIAGLGLSESVALITDGRFSGGTRGPCIGHISPEAMEGGPIAILRTGDRIKIDIPKRKMDVLLSDKEIEKRLSKWKKPEPKIKKGYLSRYARLVSSAATGAIMK, from the coding sequence TTGAGAAGCAAGACTATCAAGGAGGGGATCGAGCGCGTTCCTCACAGGGCACTTCTTTATGCAACAGGTATTCCCAGGAGTGAAATAAACAAACCCTTCATTGGTGTGGTCACCAGCTTTACAGATATCATCCCGGGGCACATCGGGATGAGAGACCTTGAGAGATTTATTGAAAAGGGTGTTCACACAGGTGGTGGTTATCCCTTCTTTTTTGGCGTACCCGGAATATGTGACGGTATTGCGATGGGACACAGTGGCATGCACTATTCTCTGCCCTCAAGAGAACTCATAGCTGACATGGTGGAGAGCGTTACAGAGGCACATAAGTTTGACGGCCTTGTGCTCCTCACAAATTGTGACAAGATCACCCCTGGAATGCTGATGGCTGCGGGCAGGATTAATATCCCTGCTGTCGTAGTAACGGCGGGTCCAATGCATTCAGGCCATCTCAAGGGGAAAAGGCTATCCCTTGTTAATGACACCTTTGAGGCCATAGGAAAATTCAAAAAGGGACTCATCAAGGATAACGAACTGCAGGCACTTGAGATGTGCGCCTGCCCCGGGGCTGGATCCTGTCAGGGAATGTATACCGCCAACACCATGGCCTGCGTCACAGAGGCCCTTGGCATGAGCATCCCCTATTGTGCAACCGCTCTTGCCTCTGATGCTGAAAAGAGAAGGATAGCCTTTGAGAGTGGCCGAAGAGTCGTTGAACTCACAAAAAAGGATATTACTCCCCGGAAAATAATGACACTTAAGGCCTTTGAAAATGCCATAAGAGTGGATATGGCCCTTGGAGGTTCAACCAATACAGTATTGCACATCCCTGCAATTGCCCATGATGCAGGGATAAAACTCCCTCTCGAGCTCTTTGACAAACTGAGCAAGACAACACCTCATATAGCTGACATGCTTCCCGGGGGAAAGCACTATCTTGAGGACCTCCACTATGCCGGCGGCATACCTGCTGTACTCCGGACTCTGGAAGACCTCATGCATAACACCTCATCAGTTAGTGGATTGAAGACCAGGAAAATAGCTGAAATGGCCACGATATCTGACCCTGAGGTTATAAGACCTGTCAAAAAGGCCCATCACCTGGAAGGCGGGATTGCAATACTGAGAGGAAACCTTGCACCTGATGGTGCTGTGGTGAAACAGTCTGCTGTAAGCAAAAAGATGATGCGATTTGAAGGCACGGCCATAGTGTTTGACTCTGAAGAGGATGGGATGAAGGCAATCCTGAATGGGAAGATTGCTCCCGGGGATATCGTTGTAATCAGATACGAGGGACCCAAAGGGGGACCCGGCATGAGGGAGATGCTGTCACCAACTGCTACAATTGCAGGACTGGGACTCAGTGAATCAGTTGCTCTTATTACTGACGGGAGGTTCTCAGGCGGCACCAGGGGCCCCTGTATCGGACATATCTCTCCAGAGGCCATGGAAGGAGGACCTATAGCAATACTGCGTACCGGCGACAGGATAAAAATAGATATACCCAAAAGAAAGATGGATGTACTCCTGTCTGACAAGGAGATAGAGAAAAGACTCAGCAAGTGGAAAAAACCGGAACCGAAGATAAAGAAAGGGTATCTGTCAAGGTATGCACGCCTGGTGAGTTCTGCAGCCACCGGCGCAATAATGAAATAA
- a CDS encoding HD domain-containing phosphohydrolase: MTALEKQVIQLKTLIELGSLINSSFDQGEIRKRAIEATTKVLNAEAASLLLLDEASGELYFDVATGEKGGRVKQIRLKKGVGIAGWVAEHGTPLIIHDAQSDPRFFKTADKFSGFVTRNIICVPLKSKERIIGVLEGINKKDGRFDNSDLELTETLANYIAVAIENARLYSELKETFYTTAETLTETIELRDPCTGGHTRRVKNYSMIIGRYLGLSKAELENLELAAILHDIGKIGIRDDILLKKGKLSEEEMLKMKMHSIYGAELLQSIKQLKEILPVIRHHHERYDGAGYPDGLKGDEISLLARILSVADSFDAMTTHRPYKKRISPEAALEQLKRVAGAQFDPKVVEAFLQAFADGTVSL; encoded by the coding sequence ATGACGGCATTAGAAAAACAGGTAATACAACTTAAAACCCTTATTGAACTGGGCTCTCTGATTAATTCATCTTTTGACCAGGGTGAGATAAGAAAAAGGGCTATCGAGGCAACAACAAAGGTTCTGAATGCAGAGGCGGCCAGCCTGCTGCTGCTGGACGAGGCCTCCGGGGAGCTGTATTTTGATGTAGCAACCGGAGAAAAAGGGGGAAGGGTCAAACAGATCAGGCTCAAAAAGGGTGTCGGCATTGCAGGCTGGGTGGCTGAACATGGGACCCCCCTGATTATACATGATGCACAGTCAGACCCAAGATTCTTTAAAACCGCAGACAAATTCAGCGGTTTTGTGACAAGAAATATCATCTGTGTTCCCTTAAAAAGCAAGGAACGGATTATCGGGGTGCTTGAGGGAATAAACAAAAAGGATGGCCGGTTTGATAACAGTGACCTTGAGTTGACAGAGACCCTCGCAAATTATATTGCAGTCGCAATTGAAAATGCACGCCTTTATTCAGAACTGAAAGAGACATTTTACACCACAGCCGAGACCCTTACCGAGACGATTGAACTGAGAGACCCTTGTACAGGCGGACATACAAGAAGGGTAAAGAACTACAGCATGATTATCGGCAGATATCTGGGATTAAGCAAGGCGGAACTCGAAAACCTGGAGCTTGCCGCAATATTGCACGATATAGGGAAGATTGGAATCAGGGACGATATACTCCTGAAAAAGGGGAAACTCAGTGAAGAGGAGATGCTGAAGATGAAGATGCATTCAATTTACGGAGCAGAGCTCCTGCAAAGCATCAAGCAGCTCAAGGAAATACTGCCCGTTATCAGGCATCATCATGAACGATATGATGGAGCCGGTTATCCTGACGGACTTAAAGGTGACGAAATTTCCCTTTTGGCGAGAATACTGTCGGTAGCCGACAGCTTTGATGCAATGACAACTCATAGGCCATATAAAAAAAGAATCTCACCAGAGGCAGCCCTGGAACAACTCAAACGAGTAGCAGGTGCACAGTTTGATCCGAAAGTTGTTGAGGCATTCCTCCAGGCCTTTGCTGATGGAACGGTATCATTATGA
- the hemG gene encoding protoporphyrinogen oxidase, which yields MSITIVGGGISGLSLAYFLLEKDPGLEIRVLEAENRPGGKICSDSTDGFLCERGVNGFLDNKPYTLELARKLSLKPLRSNDAAKKRFIYSRGRLYPLPESPQAFLFSGLLSPCGRGRIFYEILSPKGKEEDETLASFAKRRLGKEAYEKLIDPMASGIYAGDPEKMSLKSCFPRIHELERKYGSLIKALLKLQKAAKKSGKSVGPGPGGRLTSFYDGMETLVKSLRDFLGQKLLVSKRVTAIDKRENGYNIYLEDGSVMESDMVILACPAYAASEILRNLDPALSAHLSEIPYPAVSVACLGFRQEDIGQKINGFGFLVPASEKRKILGTLWDSSIFPNRAPEGYVLLRSMIGGARATELALEDEERVTGIVLDELRDIMGIDVSPDFVRIYRHEKAIPQYNVGHAARLQEVDNVVSGYRGLYLTGNAYRGIGVNDCIENSRNLARELHSKT from the coding sequence ATGAGTATTACCATTGTGGGTGGTGGTATCTCGGGGCTCTCATTAGCTTATTTTCTCTTGGAAAAAGACCCGGGCCTTGAAATCCGGGTGCTTGAGGCTGAGAACAGACCAGGCGGCAAGATTTGCTCTGACAGCACTGACGGTTTCCTCTGCGAACGTGGCGTAAACGGCTTTCTTGATAACAAACCCTATACTCTTGAGCTTGCAAGAAAACTCTCACTTAAACCCCTGAGAAGTAATGACGCTGCAAAAAAAAGATTTATTTATTCAAGGGGTAGGCTTTATCCTCTTCCGGAATCACCCCAGGCATTTTTATTCTCAGGCCTGTTAAGTCCATGCGGAAGGGGAAGGATTTTCTATGAGATACTGAGCCCTAAAGGAAAGGAAGAAGACGAAACCCTTGCCTCCTTTGCCAAAAGGCGTCTCGGTAAAGAGGCTTATGAAAAACTGATTGACCCCATGGCATCAGGCATATATGCAGGGGACCCTGAAAAAATGAGCCTCAAGAGCTGTTTTCCAAGAATACACGAACTTGAAAGAAAGTATGGAAGTCTTATAAAAGCACTTCTTAAGCTGCAGAAGGCGGCAAAAAAGAGCGGCAAAAGCGTCGGACCTGGACCTGGTGGAAGACTTACATCCTTTTATGATGGAATGGAGACACTCGTCAAGTCTCTAAGGGATTTTCTGGGGCAGAAACTCCTTGTATCCAAAAGGGTTACGGCTATTGATAAAAGAGAAAACGGTTATAATATTTATCTTGAGGACGGCAGTGTGATGGAATCAGATATGGTTATACTTGCCTGTCCTGCATATGCAGCCTCAGAGATATTAAGAAACCTCGACCCTGCCCTGTCAGCTCACCTGTCTGAAATCCCCTACCCTGCTGTCTCTGTTGCGTGTCTGGGGTTCAGGCAGGAAGACATAGGTCAGAAGATCAACGGGTTCGGCTTTCTTGTGCCTGCATCTGAAAAAAGAAAGATCCTCGGCACCCTCTGGGACTCGAGCATATTCCCCAACAGGGCACCAGAGGGTTACGTCCTCCTTAGAAGCATGATTGGTGGTGCAAGGGCCACTGAACTCGCACTGGAGGATGAAGAAAGAGTGACAGGTATTGTGCTTGATGAATTAAGGGATATTATGGGCATTGATGTCTCTCCGGATTTCGTAAGGATATACAGACATGAAAAGGCCATCCCCCAATATAATGTCGGTCATGCAGCACGTCTTCAAGAGGTTGACAATGTCGTCTCAGGATACCGTGGCCTTTACCTGACCGGCAACGCATACAGGGGCATTGGGGTTAATGACTGCATAGAGAATTCCCGTAACCTTGCCCGGGAATTGCACTCAAAAACTTAA
- the aroD gene encoding type I 3-dehydroquinate dehydratase: protein MRPDFKRPAIAGAASDSDLKYISEDILKALDLIELRIDHFSSLTDGHIVDVFKKAEALGKPLIATVRSTEEGGQRDISDSERIRLFNLTRNSTDFIDIEARAEIFDKVMNLARDAGITLIASYHNFEGTPSYDELSGFITEYRERGADIVKIATTANSKDDLRTMTRLTLDHYQEGIVSICMGVKGLISRLFFPSVGSLFTFASIGNSKAPGQIPVLELRKYMEALIEG from the coding sequence ATGAGACCTGACTTCAAAAGGCCTGCAATTGCAGGTGCTGCCTCAGACAGCGACCTAAAATATATATCTGAAGATATCCTGAAGGCTCTGGACCTCATTGAACTCAGGATTGACCACTTCTCCAGCCTCACAGATGGACACATCGTGGATGTTTTTAAAAAAGCCGAAGCCCTGGGAAAACCCCTGATAGCAACGGTCAGGTCTACAGAAGAAGGCGGACAGAGAGATATTTCCGACAGCGAAAGGATAAGGCTTTTTAATCTGACAAGGAATTCTACAGACTTCATCGACATTGAGGCAAGGGCAGAGATATTTGATAAGGTAATGAATCTTGCAAGGGATGCCGGGATTACCCTGATAGCATCATACCATAATTTTGAAGGCACCCCTTCTTATGACGAGCTCTCCGGGTTTATAACAGAATACAGGGAGAGGGGCGCAGATATTGTAAAAATCGCTACAACAGCAAACAGCAAGGACGACCTGAGGACAATGACCCGTCTTACACTTGATCACTATCAGGAGGGTATCGTCTCTATTTGCATGGGGGTGAAGGGCTTGATATCAAGGCTGTTTTTCCCATCCGTGGGCTCACTCTTCACCTTTGCCTCGATCGGTAATTCAAAGGCCCCCGGCCAGATACCGGTGCTTGAGCTGAGAAAGTATATGGAGGCACTTATAGAAGGATAG